In the genome of Neodiprion fabricii isolate iyNeoFabr1 chromosome 4, iyNeoFabr1.1, whole genome shotgun sequence, the window AgcataacgaaaaaaatgttagttttgccgatgaaaaaaaaaagaaaaatacctGTAATAATTACTTCAGAACTCACCTACGACTTCAACAACAGTCAAAACGCAATAATGAGATGGATGTTCGGGGTCTATTCCTTCTAGTTTCATTCCAATTTTGAAATGGTTTTTACTATATGGAAAAGCatctttgaataactttactGGTGCAGCTTTGGCCTTGGTGTGTTCCAAGTACTTTGCCCATGAAAAACCTAACTTTCCAGTTTGCCAGGGGTACTGAAAGTAAAACGATAGGAATATTAGAACAAGGATTTCATGATTCTCCCATCGACTTGTATCACCGTTGTACGAAAAGTCAATGATACCTTGGAATCATTATCTTCTTGGATTTCTTCCGGTGGAGTAGGAGCTCCATATTTAGGATCCTCGTCCGTTTCAGACTTGGATACGCACTGCTCATCTGATTCTATTGACTGTGGTCGTTGTTGCTTTGGTTTCTGTGACTGAGGCTGTAACTGTGACTGTGATGGTTGTTGCTCTTTTTGCTGTTGGGGTTCAAGATTATTATTGTGGCGGTGATGCTGCTCCTGCAATAACCTCTTGCGATTTCGTTTTGCACGCAATTCtctgcaaataattaaattattcataaaattcGCTATAAATTAATGAAGAAGATATTACGCGATTGTCGAACCTACTTCAGATCTTTCTCCTTGCGTATTAATGCGACCTTTTTTGCTTCTATTATCTCTGTACAGGATGGGCCACACGAATTTGGACTCTCGAATTCTGCAGCCAAACCGTAGCATCCACAACTTTCGCAGCAATAAATGGTGTCTGCAGCAACAggtctcgattttttttcctctacttTGTAAGAGAAAACCAAATTAGGTATAGCATGTCGCAAATGATAAGTTCAgcatttatataaattaatacattttttacccaCTTTTTTTATCGGCACTCATCGCTGAAAGGCTGGCATTAGACGAATTTTGTGACAGACATACATTTTCTTTGTCAACGCTATTTTTTCCCTTTACTTGTTTACCATCTTCTTCCTCAACCATTTCCATCATCCCAAATTCATTCATACGAAactagaattaaaaaataattaattaaaatcggAGATAAAACCGTCCTTAATATACGGCGAAATAAACTTCTACGGTGTAATAACCTTCAATGTGCTGCCAGGCAGTGTTCCAACACCATCTTGCCAATCTAGTACCTTTGCAGGATCGAAATTTGGATcggtttgatgaaaattactgGTAATCTCTTTCGACTCGCTAACCTGGCCGCCAGATTTACGTTCGCCATTAAAATCCGTTGCAGCATCGCTGTCGACGCTTGGTTgtgatttaattatttcaatcttgATTTCATCGTCCAACGCCGCGTCTAATTTCAGTCTCTTATCTTCGCTGGGTACTACCTTGATTAGAGTAATGTCGTCATCATTCtgacgttttttatttttatcgtgatCTAAATCTAGACTGACTGGTGAGCAAAGTGCGTCACCCGCGTTATCCTGTGACGACTTTGAATAGTTTTGCTTTTTGCTTCGTTTCTCGCCACTGCCTCGCAGTATGTTGCTTATAGTTTTCTTCCGTTTTTCGGGTGGCGCATCATCGTCTTTATTTGGAATCGGCGTTATCACTGCAGAATCTGCGTTCTCCGTTATTTTTATGCCATCGGTTGAACTTCCCTTACCCTTTACTGAATTCAGTAAGCTCATTTTTGACAATGGGTGAAGCGGAGGTGGATGAATTCCAGAGCTGCCACCTTTTGATTCTCGTAGAacttagaaagaaaaaacatccATATCAAGTGATGAATTTTCTGCTAAAAATTAGTGGTTGAGCTTAACAAATAGAGGGAAAATactggcaattttttttctaaatattttaacacacaAACATAATTTGGCTTCGAATTTAAATCTGGTATTCCCAAttagaataaataattcaaaacgGTTGATATTATTCACCAATTCTTTTCAGGATTCTATTCAAGATATTCCTCATTGAAAGGCTATGAAATTAAACCCATTGGGTTAGCAAACTTTGATCGGATTCTATCACTTGTTCTACAGAAATATTGTATTGACCCATCCAGAGCCCATGCAatcttataaaaattgaaatctcaTTGAAAATCATCGATTCCTATTGATTTTCTATTGGCATCTAAAAGCTAGATATGGCTTTACCAATTGACCAAAATGGATCTAATTCAATTCTGATCAGTTCTGATCcgtttatatattttaccgaatttttaaGCAGGGACAGTAATAACATACCTGTGATAGTTCCTTTGTTGTCTGTACTGATTTGGCCattgttgattttcaaattaaacatGCCCTGTTTAGCAGGTCCACTATGCTGAGGAATGGTGACTGGGAGCAGCAAATTAGTTGTATGTTTTGACGGTTGACTCTGAACAGGCGTTGTGCTACCCGATGATGGCTGAGATAACTGAGATATCACAGGAGCAATTACTAACTTTGGTTTTGCAACTTGTGTCGTGGATAATGCTCCTGTAAGAAAACAATTCAGTTACACTAAAACTTCATCACCGCAACGTTTACTATCTACTATTCTCATTATTTGTCAATTTACCTGCTGGAATAACAACAGTTTCCCTTGATTTATTGGGCTTAATAAGGTTGCTGAGATATGCAAAGGTGTGCTTTCCTGCTTGCGCATGTGGCTGGGATCCTTGAGTCGTTTGGAGTGGTACAATCTGGGCTGTGGTTGTATTAGTTTTTCGCAGAACGATGTGTTTCTGTGACTGGTTGCTAGATGACGTGCTCAATGTGGTAATCGGCCGATGATGGTGAATGATAATGTGTGGTTTGTTTTGAGCAGTACTTACTTGAGAATTACTTTTTATAAATACTTTGTTTTGGCTAGTGACAatctggagaaaaaaaaattataaatattcaagagATTAGTAAAATTCTATTATTCATATACTTGTGTACAAATGAGTTTACTAACTGGAGTAATAATCGAAGCTAGTTGGGACTGAGAAGATGCAGTTATCGTCTGGTTTCCGGACACTGGCTGTCCTGCATGAAGTTTGCCTTGTTGAATATACAGAAGAGGCATAACGGCTGCTGCTTTCTCCCCTGATAAATGTGTTCCACCATTGATAGTCTCGATGTGATCATCCACCACTATTTCCTCCTCCATTCTACTGGAGCTAAGTATCGATAAGCATTACTTAAACAAGGTATTTTGGAGATTTCTTATTCATTGGCACTCATTAGCGTTAATtagtaaaaacgaaaacaaggTATGCAACacgaaattgaattctttAATCACGTAAGAAAGTATAAAAACTATATGTCGAggtgataataaataaaacggcGGAACGTTCGTTACCATaactgaatgaaaatttgaaatacgcGCCGAATGTTTTTTCGAGAAGAGAGTTTAATCATTGGGTTGAATTAACCGAGCATGAATAAAAGTGAGCGTAACTCCGGAGTAGCATTAATTCGCATTCAAGaaagaattgaatgaaataaaatcactGCGCTGTTATGCATATCCACGATCGTTCGAGCAACTTGATTTTTCTATTGTCGTTCTTGAACAACGCGAACGAGTATACGAGTTACAATTGTCATTGAGAAAAGTAAATCTATCGTTAATATAGTACCTTATATCTACCGTTGCAATTGTCAACACGATAAACGATCATTAACTATTCAACAATCCCACAAATGTGTCATATCTACGAAAACTACCACGAGAGTTACAAGTCAAAACGTATCCGAGCCGAGCGTCGAATCGTGCAGTTACACTTTGCTCAACTTCGTTCCCACGGTTCAAACCCGGCGTTCCGTCCGACCGATAACCTGCGAAGGCCATAGACTTTGAAACAGACTAGAGTCGACGCTCCGAGAATGTTGGAAAATTAGGTAGACGTCAGAACGCTGCGACCTGATTGGTCCCAAGCCTCTGACGCTGGCCAACCACAAGGCATAGAGAAACACCTCAAAAATCGTTGCCACGCGATTGGTAATCCCGCGGCGCAAGAAAGAGGGTACCATAGGGGGAGCCGTcttcaaaacaaaaatgattgcaaatttttattttcaccgtcaacgtattggaaaaatctttgcaacaattattacaataacCTAATAGGTATAAAGGATTGAAATTTGTGAACCATTTCTAAAGCCACTCTACAGATGATGAAACTCGCTCGAAAATAATATCGAGTATAATAACCTCTAAACCTTGAAATATTAACTTAGCGTGTCTCCTTTAAACTTAACAGGGAACGCGAATATCTGCACGATATCGTAGTGATGTTATGATGACAAGTTATTTGTTAAAATTGCCATTTAAGAATGAGTTATTATAAACACAATATTACACGTGATTGTTCATTTCATGTTTCCTTTTGTTACAGTTTTATTCTTTTGGATGTTCACATTTCAATATACAGAATTACATACACATATCGAGTTTAACTCTTGGCAACAGTTactgatttttcaatacaCAAACCGTACGGTGCTGTATGCAGGTCAAATAAAGTTACGAAATAATGCGGCGCTATAATTTCCACTCACCCGACAGGGCAAACAGTTTCTATGGAATTAGTCACAAACTGAAGGAAATCTTCGACCGTCCCC includes:
- the LOC124181648 gene encoding lethal(3)malignant brain tumor-like protein 3 isoform X3 produces the protein MRIQNIFYTARMMATDNFKTSSRMEEEIVVDDHIETINGGTHLSGEKAAAVMPLLYIQQGKLHAGQPVSGNQTITASSQSQLASIITPIVTSQNKVFIKSNSQVSTAQNKPHIIIHHHRPITTLSTSSSNQSQKHIVLRKTNTTTAQIVPLQTTQGSQPHAQAGKHTFAYLSNLIKPNKSRETVVIPAGALSTTQVAKPKLVIAPVISQLSQPSSGSTTPVQSQPSKHTTNLLLPVTIPQHSGPAKQGMFNLKINNGQISTDNKGTITVLRESKGGSSGIHPPPLHPLSKMSLLNSVKGKGSSTDGIKITENADSAVITPIPNKDDDAPPEKRKKTISNILRGSGEKRSKKQNYSKSSQDNAGDALCSPVSLDLDHDKNKKRQNDDDITLIKVVPSEDKRLKLDAALDDEIKIEIIKSQPSVDSDAATDFNGERKSGGQVSESKEITSNFHQTDPNFDPAKVLDWQDGVGTLPGSTLKFRMNEFGMMEMVEEEDGKQVKGKNSVDKENVCLSQNSSNASLSAMSADKKIEEKKSRPVAADTIYCCESCGCYGLAAEFESPNSCGPSCTEIIEAKKVALIRKEKDLKELRAKRNRKRLLQEQHHRHNNNLEPQQQKEQQPSQSQLQPQSQKPKQQRPQSIESDEQCVSKSETDEDPKYGAPTPPEEIQEDNDSKYPWQTGKLGFSWAKYLEHTKAKAAPVKLFKDAFPYSKNHFKIGMKLEGIDPEHPSHYCVLTVVEVVGYRIRLHFDGYPENYDFWVNADSMDIFPVGWADKNGHKLDPPKGYVASNFSWTAYLKTCKAPAAPKTIFSNKSTLFPNGFRQGMKLEAVDRKHSSLVCVASIAELMDSRILVHFDSWDEVYDYWADASSPYIHPVGWCHHNGHSLTPPNNYKDPKAFTWEVYLRETRSVAAPARAFKQRPPCGFKRGMKLEAVDKRVPQLIRVATVEDVKDHVLKIRFDGWPEHHAYWIDDDAPDIHPMGWCLKTGHPLEPPLTPENLNDRPECGTYGCRGIGHVKGPKYATHNSASGCPYSPQNLVRLKLLPDRLNVKQDSCDFEEDIHDRPKGDKFERIRMERSDKNEKYLYHDDKSERISRVEHSENPFEFKHEKTEYPERSGRFRTNHSDGQTDDDESSKKRKKRRKISEEISTLSPAGYFGDASAISIPYAANIPDKQLRTEIYHSVYNPGYNPLPDAPHIWAKHSNALNRVVAKQNTDPRRWSNEEVIKFIHSVPNCREIGSIFRKNSIDGEAFLMLTQEDLVSLLGLRLGPAIKLYNSIVLLRRRAA
- the LOC124181648 gene encoding lethal(3)malignant brain tumor-like protein 3 isoform X1 codes for the protein MHGLARATTPRGWGTVEDFLQFVTNSIETVCPVGSSRMEEEIVVDDHIETINGGTHLSGEKAAAVMPLLYIQQGKLHAGQPVSGNQTITASSQSQLASIITPIVTSQNKVFIKSNSQVSTAQNKPHIIIHHHRPITTLSTSSSNQSQKHIVLRKTNTTTAQIVPLQTTQGSQPHAQAGKHTFAYLSNLIKPNKSRETVVIPAGALSTTQVAKPKLVIAPVISQLSQPSSGSTTPVQSQPSKHTTNLLLPVTIPQHSGPAKQGMFNLKINNGQISTDNKGTITVLRESKGGSSGIHPPPLHPLSKMSLLNSVKGKGSSTDGIKITENADSAVITPIPNKDDDAPPEKRKKTISNILRGSGEKRSKKQNYSKSSQDNAGDALCSPVSLDLDHDKNKKRQNDDDITLIKVVPSEDKRLKLDAALDDEIKIEIIKSQPSVDSDAATDFNGERKSGGQVSESKEITSNFHQTDPNFDPAKVLDWQDGVGTLPGSTLKFRMNEFGMMEMVEEEDGKQVKGKNSVDKENVCLSQNSSNASLSAMSADKKIEEKKSRPVAADTIYCCESCGCYGLAAEFESPNSCGPSCTEIIEAKKVALIRKEKDLKELRAKRNRKRLLQEQHHRHNNNLEPQQQKEQQPSQSQLQPQSQKPKQQRPQSIESDEQCVSKSETDEDPKYGAPTPPEEIQEDNDSKYPWQTGKLGFSWAKYLEHTKAKAAPVKLFKDAFPYSKNHFKIGMKLEGIDPEHPSHYCVLTVVEVVGYRIRLHFDGYPENYDFWVNADSMDIFPVGWADKNGHKLDPPKGYVASNFSWTAYLKTCKAPAAPKTIFSNKSTLFPNGFRQGMKLEAVDRKHSSLVCVASIAELMDSRILVHFDSWDEVYDYWADASSPYIHPVGWCHHNGHSLTPPNNYKDPKAFTWEVYLRETRSVAAPARAFKQRPPCGFKRGMKLEAVDKRVPQLIRVATVEDVKDHVLKIRFDGWPEHHAYWIDDDAPDIHPMGWCLKTGHPLEPPLTPENLNDRPECGTYGCRGIGHVKGPKYATHNSASGCPYSPQNLVRLKLLPDRLNVKQDSCDFEEDIHDRPKGDKFERIRMERSDKNEKYLYHDDKSERISRVEHSENPFEFKHEKTEYPERSGRFRTNHSDGQTDDDESSKKRKKRRKISEEISTLSPAGYFGDASAISIPYAANIPDKQLRTEIYHSVYNPGYNPLPDAPHIWAKHSNALNRVVAKQNTDPRRWSNEEVIKFIHSVPNCREIGSIFRKNSIDGEAFLMLTQEDLVSLLGLRLGPAIKLYNSIVLLRRRAA
- the LOC124181648 gene encoding lethal(3)malignant brain tumor-like protein 3 isoform X5; the encoded protein is MEEEIVVDDHIETINGGTHLSGEKAAAVMPLLYIQQGKLHAGQPVSGNQTITASSQSQLASIITPIVTSQNKVFIKSNSQVSTAQNKPHIIIHHHRPITTLSTSSSNQSQKHIVLRKTNTTTAQIVPLQTTQGSQPHAQAGKHTFAYLSNLIKPNKSRETVVIPAGALSTTQVAKPKLVIAPVISQLSQPSSGSTTPVQSQPSKHTTNLLLPVTIPQHSGPAKQGMFNLKINNGQISTDNKGTITVLRESKGGSSGIHPPPLHPLSKMSLLNSVKGKGSSTDGIKITENADSAVITPIPNKDDDAPPEKRKKTISNILRGSGEKRSKKQNYSKSSQDNAGDALCSPVSLDLDHDKNKKRQNDDDITLIKVVPSEDKRLKLDAALDDEIKIEIIKSQPSVDSDAATDFNGERKSGGQVSESKEITSNFHQTDPNFDPAKVLDWQDGVGTLPGSTLKFRMNEFGMMEMVEEEDGKQVKGKNSVDKENVCLSQNSSNASLSAMSADKKIEEKKSRPVAADTIYCCESCGCYGLAAEFESPNSCGPSCTEIIEAKKVALIRKEKDLKELRAKRNRKRLLQEQHHRHNNNLEPQQQKEQQPSQSQLQPQSQKPKQQRPQSIESDEQCVSKSETDEDPKYGAPTPPEEIQEDNDSKYPWQTGKLGFSWAKYLEHTKAKAAPVKLFKDAFPYSKNHFKIGMKLEGIDPEHPSHYCVLTVVEVVGYRIRLHFDGYPENYDFWVNADSMDIFPVGWADKNGHKLDPPKGYVASNFSWTAYLKTCKAPAAPKTIFSNKSTLFPNGFRQGMKLEAVDRKHSSLVCVASIAELMDSRILVHFDSWDEVYDYWADASSPYIHPVGWCHHNGHSLTPPNNYKDPKAFTWEVYLRETRSVAAPARAFKQRPPCGFKRGMKLEAVDKRVPQLIRVATVEDVKDHVLKIRFDGWPEHHAYWIDDDAPDIHPMGWCLKTGHPLEPPLTPENLNDRPECGTYGCRGIGHVKGPKYATHNSASGCPYSPQNLVRLKLLPDRLNVKQDSCDFEEDIHDRPKGDKFERIRMERSDKNEKYLYHDDKSERISRVEHSENPFEFKHEKTEYPERSGRFRTNHSDGQTDDDESSKKRKKRRKISEEISTLSPAGYFGDASAISIPYAANIPDKQLRTEIYHSVYNPGYNPLPDAPHIWAKHSNALNRVVAKQNTDPRRWSNEEVIKFIHSVPNCREIGSIFRKNSIDGEAFLMLTQEDLVSLLGLRLGPAIKLYNSIVLLRRRAA
- the LOC124181648 gene encoding lethal(3)malignant brain tumor-like protein 3 isoform X4, with amino-acid sequence MNNHVSSRMEEEIVVDDHIETINGGTHLSGEKAAAVMPLLYIQQGKLHAGQPVSGNQTITASSQSQLASIITPIVTSQNKVFIKSNSQVSTAQNKPHIIIHHHRPITTLSTSSSNQSQKHIVLRKTNTTTAQIVPLQTTQGSQPHAQAGKHTFAYLSNLIKPNKSRETVVIPAGALSTTQVAKPKLVIAPVISQLSQPSSGSTTPVQSQPSKHTTNLLLPVTIPQHSGPAKQGMFNLKINNGQISTDNKGTITVLRESKGGSSGIHPPPLHPLSKMSLLNSVKGKGSSTDGIKITENADSAVITPIPNKDDDAPPEKRKKTISNILRGSGEKRSKKQNYSKSSQDNAGDALCSPVSLDLDHDKNKKRQNDDDITLIKVVPSEDKRLKLDAALDDEIKIEIIKSQPSVDSDAATDFNGERKSGGQVSESKEITSNFHQTDPNFDPAKVLDWQDGVGTLPGSTLKFRMNEFGMMEMVEEEDGKQVKGKNSVDKENVCLSQNSSNASLSAMSADKKIEEKKSRPVAADTIYCCESCGCYGLAAEFESPNSCGPSCTEIIEAKKVALIRKEKDLKELRAKRNRKRLLQEQHHRHNNNLEPQQQKEQQPSQSQLQPQSQKPKQQRPQSIESDEQCVSKSETDEDPKYGAPTPPEEIQEDNDSKYPWQTGKLGFSWAKYLEHTKAKAAPVKLFKDAFPYSKNHFKIGMKLEGIDPEHPSHYCVLTVVEVVGYRIRLHFDGYPENYDFWVNADSMDIFPVGWADKNGHKLDPPKGYVASNFSWTAYLKTCKAPAAPKTIFSNKSTLFPNGFRQGMKLEAVDRKHSSLVCVASIAELMDSRILVHFDSWDEVYDYWADASSPYIHPVGWCHHNGHSLTPPNNYKDPKAFTWEVYLRETRSVAAPARAFKQRPPCGFKRGMKLEAVDKRVPQLIRVATVEDVKDHVLKIRFDGWPEHHAYWIDDDAPDIHPMGWCLKTGHPLEPPLTPENLNDRPECGTYGCRGIGHVKGPKYATHNSASGCPYSPQNLVRLKLLPDRLNVKQDSCDFEEDIHDRPKGDKFERIRMERSDKNEKYLYHDDKSERISRVEHSENPFEFKHEKTEYPERSGRFRTNHSDGQTDDDESSKKRKKRRKISEEISTLSPAGYFGDASAISIPYAANIPDKQLRTEIYHSVYNPGYNPLPDAPHIWAKHSNALNRVVAKQNTDPRRWSNEEVIKFIHSVPNCREIGSIFRKNSIDGEAFLMLTQEDLVSLLGLRLGPAIKLYNSIVLLRRRAA
- the LOC124181648 gene encoding lethal(3)malignant brain tumor-like protein 3 isoform X2, whose protein sequence is MHGLARATTPRGWGTVEDFLQFVTNSIETVCPVGSSRMEEEIVVDDHIETINGGTHLSGEKAAAVMPLLYIQQGKLHAGQPVSGNQTITASSQSQLASIITPIVTSQNKVFIKSNSQVSTAQNKPHIIIHHHRPITTLSTSSSNQSQKHIVLRKTNTTTAQIVPLQTTQGSQPHAQAGKHTFAYLSNLIKPNKSRETVVIPAGALSTTQVAKPKLVIAPVISQLSQPSSGSTTPVQSQPSKHTTNLLLPVTIPQHSGPAKQGMFNLKINNGQISTDNKGTITVLRESKGGSSGIHPPPLHPLSKMSLLNSVKGKGSSTDGIKITENADSAVITPIPNKDDDAPPEKRKKTISNILRGSGEKRSKKQNYSKSSQDNAGDALCSPVSLDLDHDKNKKRQNDDDITLIKVVPSEDKRLKLDAALDDEIKIEIIKSQPSVDSDAATDFNGERKSGGQVSESKEITSNFHQTDPNFDPAKVLDWQDGVGTLPGSTLKFRMNEFGMMEMVEEEDGKQVKGKNSVDKENVCLSQNSSNASLSAMSADKKKEKKSRPVAADTIYCCESCGCYGLAAEFESPNSCGPSCTEIIEAKKVALIRKEKDLKELRAKRNRKRLLQEQHHRHNNNLEPQQQKEQQPSQSQLQPQSQKPKQQRPQSIESDEQCVSKSETDEDPKYGAPTPPEEIQEDNDSKYPWQTGKLGFSWAKYLEHTKAKAAPVKLFKDAFPYSKNHFKIGMKLEGIDPEHPSHYCVLTVVEVVGYRIRLHFDGYPENYDFWVNADSMDIFPVGWADKNGHKLDPPKGYVASNFSWTAYLKTCKAPAAPKTIFSNKSTLFPNGFRQGMKLEAVDRKHSSLVCVASIAELMDSRILVHFDSWDEVYDYWADASSPYIHPVGWCHHNGHSLTPPNNYKDPKAFTWEVYLRETRSVAAPARAFKQRPPCGFKRGMKLEAVDKRVPQLIRVATVEDVKDHVLKIRFDGWPEHHAYWIDDDAPDIHPMGWCLKTGHPLEPPLTPENLNDRPECGTYGCRGIGHVKGPKYATHNSASGCPYSPQNLVRLKLLPDRLNVKQDSCDFEEDIHDRPKGDKFERIRMERSDKNEKYLYHDDKSERISRVEHSENPFEFKHEKTEYPERSGRFRTNHSDGQTDDDESSKKRKKRRKISEEISTLSPAGYFGDASAISIPYAANIPDKQLRTEIYHSVYNPGYNPLPDAPHIWAKHSNALNRVVAKQNTDPRRWSNEEVIKFIHSVPNCREIGSIFRKNSIDGEAFLMLTQEDLVSLLGLRLGPAIKLYNSIVLLRRRAA